In Capsicum annuum cultivar UCD-10X-F1 chromosome 11, UCD10Xv1.1, whole genome shotgun sequence, one genomic interval encodes:
- the LOC107847831 gene encoding spermidine synthase 1 has protein sequence MAEQQCASVKGTELPLKRQREEEEMEVANKNSNGCTNEKEESSPYISSVLPGWFSEISPLWPGEAHSLKVEKVLFKGKSDYQNVLVFQSSTYGKVLVLDGVIQLTERDECAYQEMITHLPLCSIPNPKKVLVIGGGDGGVLREVSRHASVEQIDICEIDKMVVEVAKQFFPDVAVGYEDPRVNLHIGDGVAFLKNVPAGTYDAVIVDSSDPIGPAQELFEKPFFESIAKALRPGGVVSTQAESIWLHMHIIEEIVANCRQIFKGSVNYAWTTVPTYPSGMIGFMLCSTEGPAVDFKNPVNPIDDESHAKTLGPLKFYNSEIHQASFCLPSFAKRVIETKGK, from the exons ATGGCAGAGCAGCAGTGTGCTTCTGTGAAGGGAACTGAATTGCCACTGAAAAgacaaagagaagaagaagagatggAGGTAGCCAACAAGAACAGCAATGGTTGCACCAATGAGAAAGAGGAGTCATCTCCTTATATCTCTTCCGTTTTACCTGGATGGTTCTCTGAGATTAGCCCTCTTTGGCCTG GGGAAGCACACTCATTGAAGGTTGAGAAGGTATTGTTCAAGGGGAAGTCTGATTACCAGAATGTCTTGGTTTTTCAG TCATCAACTTATGGAAAGGTGCTTGTTTTGGATGGTGTGATCCAACTTACTGAGAGGGATGAATGTGCTTACCAAGAAATGATCACTCATCTTCCTCTTTGTTCAATTCCCAACCCAAAAAAG GTGCTGGTTATTGGAGGAGGAGATGGTGGTGTCTTGCGTGAGGTATCCCGCCATGCTTCTGTCGAACAGATCGATATATGTGAGATTGACAAGATGGTAGTTGAG GTTGCTAAACAATTTTTCCCAGATGTAGCCGTAGGATACGAGGATCCACGTGTGAATCTCCACATTGGTGATG GAGTTGCATTTTTGAAAAATGTTCCTGCAGGAACTTACGATGCTGTCATAGTGGATTCATCTGACCCTATAG GTCCAGCACAAGAGTTGTTCGAAAAGCCTTTCTTTGAAAGTATAGCAAAGGCTCTTCGTCCAGGAGGGGTTGTATCTACGCAGGCTGAGAGCATATGGCTTCACATGCACATAATTGAAGAAATTGTTGCTAATTGCCGCCAGATCTTCAAAGGCTCAGTCAACTATGCATGGACCACTGTTCCTACTTATCCAAG TGGCATGATTGGTTTCATGCTCTGTTCTACCGAGGGACCTGCAGTTGATTTCAAGAACCCTGTTAACCCCATCGATGACGAAAGCCATGCCAAGACCCTTGGACCTTTGAAGTTCTACAACTCTGAG ATTCACCAAGCATCATTCTGTTTGCCTTCGTTCGCCAAGAGGGTGATTGAAACCAAAGGAAAATGA